Genomic DNA from Salvia miltiorrhiza cultivar Shanhuang (shh) chromosome 1, IMPLAD_Smil_shh, whole genome shotgun sequence:
CTACAATGTTACTCTTTACACGAAAACAATGTATCAATGATCGATGCGACATacgaaatatataaaaatatagtagTTTATAAGTTAAGGGGATGATAACAACTCATAAGATTCTATTCCCCATTTATTCTCATTGAATGTTTGTTCAAAATTGTAAACTTGcatatttgtattaattttgtTCCTGCCATCTCCATTTCTACTCCAATTAAAATGTATAGTACTATATGTCTATATGATAATCAAACGACATTGTTAATACGTAATTCGAtcatatatacaatttaattttaaaaagatGTGTTATTTACTtgtaaatctatataatatataaaagaggagtttttccctccatttttttcctctcttttttttctctctcttcttacaccaatttttttcactatttttgtttttattcttttatatttaactattttctaaatgtcatcaaatttgattcatgaaaaaataatcaatatatatcttgaatttaatatagtataaaaaatcatcaaaaatgaattaaaaatgaataagttatgaaaattttaaaatattttagtttCTGTCTCTTTATCaaaaatttataactttttatttatatttgtgtatgaaaatatttattatgatgaataatactatataataatatgcataatgcaaattttcattatcgaatcaattttaaatttatttaataactataattatcaatatattttgtataaattgaaattttatatttttaaattcaagattttattgagtcattgatgtgaattattatattttatttataaaacatattttgtatttatttatattttatttataattatatagatttataaaacatattttgtatttatttatattttaattttttatgtatatttatttatttaaacttttcgtttaatttcgatgtctgtcgtgcatcgcacgaatgagcGTATACTAGTATTAAAATAAAGATGACTGAATAAATCAAGTAATTAAAAAGTAAGGAGGCAAGGCAACATGGCAACATGTATCTCGATTACCTTCGATCAGACCCAGGATTTGCGTTcctatattcatatataattgCATTACCTAATTTGAAAGCATTAGTTTTTCACCAGTTGCACTTCTCAATTAACATATCACATAAGGAGGCATTTactttgattatatatatgattgagtatttttatcctcaaaatTAGAATTTCCCCAATCTCACTTTTTTCATGGGatataaatcaaacaaaattaatgtaaataataaaaataatggaGGATCTTGGGAGATCCCAAAATTTCAttctatcaaaataaataagggattagtcttactatttttatctatcaaggctaatacTAAAAAATAAACGCCCCCTAATGGTTGGATTATTTAACTTGGCACagttaattatatataacaaACTCGATTTGTGATTCTAATAAAAGACTTTGCACTATGATTAACAGTACCACTAGGCCATAGTAAACACATGCAATAAAATATAACTTCTCCAAGTAAAGTCTCTCATATTCCTTAGAGGACTTTCCTAGCTcaataatctacttatataaaaaaaaaatactccaacTTGAAATTTTCAACTAATTAACATATTCCTCTTCTCCACATTATATAGTACTCCATATCATTTTGCTATATACATTTGATTGAGAAAAACAAAGAGCTAAGCTAACAATGCCAACTCTAAATCTCCTTTCAATTTTGATCTTTATTGTTTCATCCATTAATGCAGAAGTGGCTCATGCccaactcaatcatcaaaaTTCATGGGCGAAGAGAGTAGAGAGAGGAAATGAGGTAACAACCACTCTCCAATTCTACTTCCACGACATACCTAGCGGGCCGAGCCCGACATCGATGAGAATAGCCGAAGCAGCCCAAACCAACAACTCGCCCACCTTTTTTGGAGCCCTGGTGATGATAGACGATCCGCTGACCGTTGGGCCCGACCCATCTTCGAGGATCGTGGGCCGGGCCCGGGGCCTATTCGGGTCGGCCGGGCTTAATGAGTTCAGCCTTATCATGGCCGTTAGCTATGTGTTTACCGATGGAATATACAATGGTAGCTCGTTTAGCCTTCTCAGTATCAACGAGGTGATGCGGCCGGCCCGAGAGATGGCCGTTGTCGGTGGGACCGGGCTTTTCCGGATGGCCCGTGGGTATGCGGTTGCGCGAACGCACTCGATCGATGCCACGGGTGTTGCTATTGCTGGATACAATGTTACTATTGTTACGTATGATTACTCAAAGCGCACACACGAATAATAGTTGcggaattttatttattattattattattatttttttttttgtgtctGGAGTCTCTGGACAAAGAAAAAAGCTaatgaaatttttatttgatgttTTTGTTTATTAATCTTCCACTTTGAATATTCCAACAGTAcctttataaaatttaattttttttcttctagtAATAAATAATTTCTAGTCGTCCCACCGACgttttaaaattttggaatttctcccactacaaaaaaaagtttCTAATAGTGATTTGAGATTTGATAACTTATATTCGTGTCAGTAAAATTTAGTGGCGTTTGACAGTGTAACTATTAGTGATTAGTTATATCatcaaatgtcactaatttttgtGACATACATATCactagtgattttttttttttttttttggtagtgTCTATAGTGTGTATTAATGTAGATCTTTTGAGTTTTGAGTAACAAAAGTGTATAATAATATGTAGTATGCATAATTGATTGCAAATACGGAGAATTAAATTTGTGTTTAAATTCACTCCATTTTATATTAAGTGTTTGGTTCAACAATGAAAACAAGTTATTAGCAAGggattcattttcttttatttctcctCTATTTTGAAGGGTAACAAATTGAGTTACCCTCAAATAAGAGTAATGATTAACTCTATTTTGACGGGTTCTTTTCCATGACCTATAGGCTTGCATATAGCAAAAAGCCAATGTTTCAAAAGCGGcaatatgtaaataatttatagtatttCCTTCATCCTTCAAATAACTTTTTAGTAGGGAGATGTGTTACTTGTGTGCGTGTGTTCGCCTAGCGTAGCGGTAAGAGGTTAatgtcttgggttcgagtccttcATCGCGCGGTCTTTAAactttctttatttacttatgtaatttataaaaaaaatgtattatttactttaaaatataatactagCATTTATAATTTGTTAAGATGactgaataaaaaaataaagaataatttatttttttaatcacattttttttaatttattctcaTTTTGTCTTTAATGGGACACCAAGCTGTGCGAACTCTTGTTTGTGAACAGTGAGATCTAGGGTTCAAACTCCACAGTTTTCCCTCCccaagtaataaaaaaaaattaataaatcaagtAAAAAGTAGAATAGTAAAAAAAACAAGATAAGTATATTGTACCATTATACGTGTACGatactaattaattatgtaCTGCATGTATTTAATAATATGTTGAGGCCAGTTGTCCAGTATATTCAATTATCATCTTGGCAACATGTTCGATTATCTTCTATCAGATCCACGATTTGCGTTCctaatattcatatataattgcattaactaattaattcaaaaaaaattgcattatCTAATTAGAAAGCATTAGTTTTTCACCAATTGTAATTCTCAATTCTTATATCCCATAACTGTTGGATTATTTAATTTGGCACAGTTAATTATATACTATAACTAACTCGAGTTGTGATTCAAATTCACGACTTTCAGCTATGAATTAAGAGTACCACTAGGCCATATATGTAGATACATGCAATAAATCATTAATTCTAACCACCAAAAGAATTCGATTAAAATATCTCTTATATTCCTTCGACGACTTTTCCTAGCTAGCTCAATAATCGacttataaaaagaaaaatactccAACTTGAAAATTTCAACTAATTAACATATCTCGTCTCCATATTATAGATTCCATATCATTTTGCTATATACATTTGATGGAGAAAAACAAAGAGCTAACAATGCCAACTCTAAATCTCCTTTCAATTTTAATCTTTATTGTTTCATCCATTAATGCAGGAGCGGATCATGCccaactcaatcatcaaaaTTCATGGGCgaagagagtggagagaggaaATGAGGTAACAACCACTCTCCAATTCTACTTCCACAACATACCTAACGGGCCGGGCCCAACATCGGTGAGGATAGCCGAAGCAGCCCAAACCAACAGCTCGCGCACTTTTTTCGGAGCTCTGATGATGATTGACGATCCGCTGACCGTGGGGCCCGACCCATCTTCAAGGATTGTGGGTCGGGCCCGGGGCCTAATGGGGTCGGCCGGGCTTAACAAGTTCACCCTTATCATGGCCGTTAGCTACGtgtttaccgacggaatatacAATGGTAGCTCGTTCAGCCTTCTTAG
This window encodes:
- the LOC131005619 gene encoding dirigent protein 23-like; protein product: MPTLNLLSILIFIVSSINAEVAHAQLNHQNSWAKRVERGNEVTTTLQFYFHDIPSGPSPTSMRIAEAAQTNNSPTFFGALVMIDDPLTVGPDPSSRIVGRARGLFGSAGLNEFSLIMAVSYVFTDGIYNGSSFSLLSINEVMRPAREMAVVGGTGLFRMARGYAVARTHSIDATGVAIAGYNVTIVTYDYSKRTHE
- the LOC131005620 gene encoding dirigent protein 23-like; this encodes MEKNKELTMPTLNLLSILIFIVSSINAGADHAQLNHQNSWAKRVERGNEVTTTLQFYFHNIPNGPGPTSVRIAEAAQTNSSRTFFGALMMIDDPLTVGPDPSSRIVGRARGLMGSAGLNKFTLIMAVSYVFTDGIYNGSSFSLLSINEVLRPAQEMAVVGGTGLFRLARGHVVARTHSIDAMSVAIVEYNVTIATYDYSKHPHE